A region from the Vibrio artabrorum genome encodes:
- a CDS encoding HlyD family secretion protein, with product MAENNSASQTVSTKKRKKAPLIATAIMLSLGLAGAGYWYGYGQYFESTDNAYLQGDITNISPKVSGYIVKSYVSDNQSVKKGDLLVQIDDRDYQSALIQANAHLAVVQSSVQNLIAKQTLQRSQINQAESRVDSAQAGYERALQQAERSRSLLKRKYASQDEVDSMAAQQKVTQAELEEAKANLVASHDQLTVIASEIEQAQASVAEAKAQREQAQLNLEYTKVYAPTDGVIGKRSVREGLLVQAGAPLLSLVPNNQVWIEANFKETQLSGIHKGQTVEIELDAFPGQPLEGVVDSFSPATGAKFALLPPENATGNFTKIVQRVPVKITIPDQQELKGRLLPGLSVVATIDKRG from the coding sequence ATGGCAGAGAACAACAGCGCTTCCCAGACAGTAAGCACAAAAAAACGTAAAAAAGCACCGCTTATTGCGACGGCAATCATGCTGTCATTGGGGTTAGCTGGCGCTGGATACTGGTACGGCTATGGCCAGTACTTTGAATCGACGGATAACGCCTATCTGCAAGGTGACATTACCAACATTAGCCCTAAGGTCTCGGGTTACATTGTTAAGTCTTATGTCAGTGATAACCAATCCGTTAAAAAAGGCGATTTGTTGGTTCAAATTGATGACCGTGATTATCAATCCGCACTCATTCAGGCGAATGCGCACTTAGCGGTCGTTCAATCAAGCGTACAAAACTTAATTGCCAAACAAACGTTACAACGTAGTCAAATTAATCAAGCAGAGAGCCGCGTTGATTCCGCACAAGCAGGATACGAACGCGCACTTCAACAAGCCGAGCGATCTCGTAGTCTGTTAAAGCGCAAATATGCTTCACAAGATGAAGTTGACAGCATGGCAGCACAACAAAAAGTCACTCAAGCCGAGTTGGAAGAAGCAAAAGCTAATTTGGTCGCAAGTCATGACCAACTCACGGTTATTGCGAGCGAAATCGAACAAGCACAAGCATCGGTAGCGGAAGCGAAAGCACAACGTGAACAGGCACAACTTAACCTCGAGTACACCAAAGTTTATGCTCCCACAGATGGTGTGATTGGTAAGCGTAGCGTGCGCGAAGGTTTATTGGTGCAAGCTGGCGCGCCACTTCTGAGTTTAGTACCGAATAATCAAGTGTGGATTGAAGCCAACTTTAAAGAAACACAATTAAGCGGCATTCACAAAGGTCAAACCGTTGAAATTGAGTTAGACGCTTTCCCAGGCCAGCCGCTTGAAGGCGTAGTTGACAGTTTCTCCCCTGCGACGGGTGCAAAATTCGCGTTACTACCACCGGAGAATGCAACGGGCAATTTCACTAAAATCGTTCAACGTGTACCAGTGAAAATTACCATTCCAGATCAACAAGAATTGAAAGGTCGATTGCTTCCTGGTTTGTCTGTAGTTGCAACGATCGACAAACGAGGCTAG